The proteins below come from a single Triticum aestivum cultivar Chinese Spring chromosome 5D, IWGSC CS RefSeq v2.1, whole genome shotgun sequence genomic window:
- the LOC123122657 gene encoding uncharacterized protein has product MRFQGPRCSFREDATDMAGAIFMSNSETRDHCFNTGVFGLPPEYGPFVANVKQGMPLFLFDYTFRKLYGVFEAASDGGMDISRTAFRSTGRTYPAQVCFNIVWKCRPLTEDEFFPAIEENYYISKKFYFDLSYQQVVQLYGLFDKKRVEHPICNYSASANLEKEHSSIRRPDKRSLTPNSPPFSADRSHTLMPSSTPKVSTVETNCSASTSMHLIAPPTFETQPSVSMPLVTKAFGAQTAPIYSNQIKLPYHSQEHLRDVSAIDGTSTQVSAPYSQTARYHQDQFVANQSYPSSDDYPHNSLSSGCMTQGPTDGVRLSVKQSYGGSSLSCSRSLTRVPTGDERSYLTSTPYFPSYHDSSLASPQHNAHWKDDYDINCDQCREMYASEQLHLNRGKSVTPPESTQLGIPAYPEAPEVSAIIQHKESFTGYIPINDRPEDFEKEKQRRDFNRDGSASSGSGHETLAYISDRPYTDHDVGAESNMAVPSQRPQKNVFSRLSVKPQLPPQEVTGPSMNQLLYLLSQRTKQWSNKSTSPREDGCKQLVREQDMDMPCPPAELNLPSGLEGEECADPPFLNFKRRSKAAGLDTDVEKEVSNKKKRRKLVRPSFGENDTTGTSGNDLQGNAIVEVRPSLEENKTTGNSGNVLQGNAITERNQSPASIVERNQSPASIVEMNHSPADIIERNQSSASIVERNQSPAAIIERNHSPVETDGNKFIIDLNEPASVESDLAEDGSIAPCPVAANIQTEVDVKKQNCSNSAEVISKQDVQSDNGAPTEKITLDLNITDLNTMDEAKLQAILGSSLLQALDKLRNSKSSDDSNKAKSSLSDKNKNSQVKMEMKSDMSTKHRCN; this is encoded by the exons ATGAGGTTCCAGGGCCCCAGGTGTTCGTTCCGGGAGGACGCCACCGACATGGCTGGCGCCATCTTCATGTCGAACAGCGAGACGAGGGACCACTGCTTCAACACCGGCGTCTTCGGGCTACCGCCAGAGTACGGGCCCTTTGTGGCCAATGTCAAGCAGGGGATGCCCCTGTTCCTATTTGACTACACATTTCGTAAGCTTTACGGCGTCTTTGAGGCCGCCTCCGATGGCGGCATGGATATTAGCAGGACCGCGTTCCGGTCCACCGGCCGCACGTACCCCGCACAG GTTTGCTTCAATATTGTTTGGAAGTGCAGACCGCTCACTGAAGATGAGTTTTTTCCTGCCATAGAAGAGAACTACTATATCTCAAAAAAGTTCTACTTCGACCTTTCCTACCAGCAG GTCGTCCAGCTATATGGCTTATTTGACAAAAAGAGGGTAGAGCACCCTATTTGCAATTATTCAGCAAGTGCTAATCTGGAAAAGGAGCACTCAAGCATAAGGAGACCAGACAAAAGGAGCTTGACTCCAAATAGTCCTCCTTTTTCTGCTGATCGTTCCCACACTTTGATGCCCTCCAGTACCCCAAAGGTCTCAACTGTCGAAACAAACTGCTCTGCTTCTACAAGCATGCATCTAATTGCACCACCTACCTTTGAGACACAGCCAAGTGTGTCAATGCCCTTGGTAACCAAAGCTTTTGGAGCCCAGACCGCTCCCATCTACAGCAACCAAATAAAACTACCTTATCATAGTCAAGAACATCTCCGAGATGTTTCAGCAATAGATGGCACTTCAACTCAGGTGTCTGCTCCTTACTCTCAGACAGCTAGATACCACCAAGATCAGTTTGTGGCAAATCAGTCATACCCATCATCTGATGATTATCCGCACAATAGCTTGTCTTCTGGGTGCATGACACAAGGCCCAACTGATGGAGTTAGGTTGTCAGTAAAGCAGTCATATGGAGGCAGTAGCTTGTCATGTTCTCGGTCTTTAACTCGTGTTCCAACTGGTGATGAAAGAAGCTATTTGACCTCAACTCCGTATTTCCCATCATATCATGATTCATCTCTGGCAAGTCCGCAACACAATGCTCACTGGAAGGATGACTACGACATTAACTGCGACCAATGCAGAGAGATGTATGCATCTGAGCAACTGCATTTAAACAGAGGAAAATCTGTTACACCTCCAGAATCAACTCAGCTAGGTATTCCGGCTTACCCTGAAGCTCCTGAAGTATCAGCAATCAttcaacataaagaaagctttacTGGCTACATACCAATCAATGATCGCCCTGAGGACTTTGAAAAAGAAAAGCAGAGACGTGATTTTAATCGTGATGGTTCAGCCTCATCAGGTTCTGGACATGAAACATTAGCCTACATTTCAGATCGACCATATACTGATCATGATGTTGGAGCTGAAAGCAACATGGCAGTTCCTAGTCAGCGTCCACAAAAGAACGTGTTTTCTCGCTTATCAGTGAAGCCACAACTACCGCCCCAAGAAGTTACGGGTCCTTCAATGAACCAACTGCTCTACTTACTTTCTCAGAGAACAAAACAGTGGAGCAACAAGAGTACAAGTCCTAGAGAAGATGGTTGTAAACAGCTGGTCCGTGAACAGGACATGGACATGCCCTGTCCTCCTGCAGAGCTAAACCTGCCAAGTGGACTAGAAGGAGAAGAATGCGCAGATCCTCCCTTCTTGAACTTCAAGAGGCGCAGCAAAGCGGCTGGGCTGGATACAGATGTAGAAAAGGAGGTTAGCaacaaaaagaagagaagaaagcttGTGCGCCCTTCTTTTGGAGAAAATGACACCACTGGTACTTCTGGAAACGACCTCCAAGGGAATGCCATAGTTGAAGTGCGCCCTTCACTCGAAGAAAATAAAACTACTGGTAATTCTGGAAATGTCCTCCAGGGGAATGCCATTACTGAAAGGAATCAGAGCCCTGCTTCCATAGTTGAAAGGAATCAAAGCCCTGCTTCCATAGTTGAAATGAATCATAGCCCTGCTGACATAATTGAAAGGAATCAAAGCTCTGCTTCCATAGTTGAAAGGAATCAAAGCCCTGCTGCCATAATTGAAAGGAATCATAGCCCTGTCGAAACTGATGGTAACAAGTTTATCATTGACCTAAATGAACCAGCATCTGTAGAAAGTGATCTGGCAGAGGATGGTAGCATTGCACCGTGTCCTGTTGCTGCCAACATACAGACAGAAGTAGATGTCAAAAAGCAAAACTGCTCAAACTCGGCTGAGGTAATCAGCAAACAAGATGTACAGTCTGACAATGGTGCGCCTACAGAGAAGATTACACTTGATCTGAACATTACAGATCTGAACACAATGGACGAGGCGAAACTGCAAGCGATCCTTGGCTCATCATTGTTGCAAGCACTTGACAAGCTCAGAAACAGCAAGTCCAGCGACGACTCCAACAAGGCTAAATCAAGCCTCTCCGATAAAAATAAAAACAGCCAGGTGAAAATGGAGATGAAATCCGACATGAGCACCAAACATAGGTGCAATTGA